A window from Theobroma cacao cultivar B97-61/B2 chromosome 3, Criollo_cocoa_genome_V2, whole genome shotgun sequence encodes these proteins:
- the LOC18604964 gene encoding G patch domain-containing protein TGH → MDSDKEDCVFFGTPIEREEEITNRRKKAVAEASGNLRSLPAWKQEVRDEEGRRRFHGAFTGGFSAGYYNTVGSKEGWAPQSFTSSRKNRAEVKQQSIINFLDEDEKAELEGQYLGTSSQFDTFGFTAAEYARKQADKEQKQRPSAIPGPVPDELVLPAAESIGVKLLLRMGWRHGRAIKESNASSLYDARREARKAFLAFASDDTKASHPDHEPVEGQPESLAEQPATNDAKSSQSLPVFVLNPKQDLHGLGYDPFKHAPEFREKKRSHLSNNKQHGYRKAISIKDSPFGSKSGKAAPGFGIGALEEFDAEDEDIYAAGYDFQETYVEEDEEPSRLSIESKQKVVAKDQGILRGFKVASVSDYQLERFDPPLIPKDFVPHHKFPGSLETLKKLDVPSPPVVPPPDDNNLKLLIEGVATLVARCGKLFEDLSRKKNQSNPLFSFLSGGNGHDYYARKLWEEHQKRGNQGKLSLDGKLSPSVQKMTAESRGKLLGEKPLERSLKETPSSSVASGEFVQLQFNLSDTFTNPASFSELPEVAKPFKDDPAKQERFELFLKEKYEGGLRSTGSSAASNMSEAARARERLDFEAAAEAIEKAKRGKESMISTQPFDLLATGMQFTSGGLEQVKDAHAEDLVTKKMYPRRAEFQWRPLPILCKRFDLIDPHMGKPPPPPRMRSKMDSLLFMPDSVQGAKLEDVITNRDLPVAQTDAHKTIGDVAEKEIEIEVENVERPVDLYKAIFSDDSDDDVEDSNTNKVGDPEKKIETATTTLNRLIAGDFLESLGKELGLEVPPDAPYSTNKASIPAQIETPNGDAENAKIILVEGRTSCTSNAVSGTSLNPGQETARDSESSKNESIPGSSLRYSSKYTDGLSENISDKVNVEKFAQEDRRAKSPSRQQRNWSSSSSSEDERSRKHSRQHRHRSSDSCSDSSTDHRDRNRSRSKGRWKKSSREKSSSSRKHSKHHKHRNRDSAGRSRYGSEREHSEARKEKRKRRD, encoded by the exons ATGGATTCAGACAAGGAGGATTGCGTGTTCTTCGGTACACCGATAGAGCGTGAGGAAGAGATCACCAACCGTCGGAAAAAAGCCGTTGCCGAAGCTTCTGGCAACCTCCGCTCGCTCCCTGCCTGGAAGCAAGAG GTTAGAGATGAAGAAGGACGGAGAAGATTTCATGGTGCGTTTACTGGTGGATTTTCTGCTGGTTACTACAATACGGTTGGCTCTAAAGAGG GTTGGGCCCCACAGTCATTTACATCATCGCGGAAGAACAGAGCTGAAGTCAAACAACAGAGCATTATCAACTTTTTAGATGAAGATGAGAAAGCT GAATTGGAAGGTCAGTATTTGGGAACATCTTCACAATTTGACACATTTGGATTTACAGCTGCTGAGTATGCTCGAAAACAAGCGGATAAGGAACAAAAGCAAAG GCCATCTGCAATTCCTGGACCTGTTCCTGATGAACTTGTTCTTCCAGCTGCTGAGTCTATTG GTGTAAAATTGCTGCTGAGAATGGGATGGCGACATGGCCGTGCTATTAAGGAATCGAATGCAAGTTCACTATATG atGCTCGTAGAGAAGCTAGAAAAGCTTTTCTAGCATTTGCTTCTGATGATACAAAGGCATCACACCCTGATCATGAGCCTGTTGAGGGTCAGCCTGAGAGCTTGGCTGAGCAGCCTGCCACTAACGATGCTAAGTCTTCTCAAAGCTTACCT GTTTTTGTGCTCAACCCAAAGCAGGACTTGCATGGTTTAGGATATGATCCTTTTAAGCATGCTCCTGAGTTTAGGG aaaagaaaagatcacACTTGTCCAATAATAAGCAGCATGGGTACAGAAAAGCTATATCAATAAAAGATAGTCCCTTTGGTTCCAAGT CAGGAAAAGCTGCTCCTGGTTTTGGAATTGGTGCACTTGAAGAATTTGATGCTGAAGATGAAGATATTTATGCTGCTG GTTATGACTTTCAAGAAACTTACGTAGAAGAGGATGAAGAGCCGTCAAGATTGAGCATAGAGAGTAAACAAAAGGTGGTTGCGAAGGACCAGGGTATTCTGCGTGGTTTCAAAGTTGCATCAGTTTCTGACTACCAGTTAGAAAG GTTTGATCCTCCTCTAATCCCAAAGGATTTTGTGCCACACCATAAATTTCCTGGCTCTCTCGAGACTCTCAAGAAGCTTGATGTTCCCTCTCCCCCAGTGGTTCCTCCTCCTGATGATAATAATCTGAAACTCTTAATTGAGGGGGTTGCAACATTAGTAGCTCGGTGTGGTAAATTATTCGAGGATCTTTCCAGAAAGAAGAATCAGTCAAATCCATTGTTTAGTTTTCTTTCTGGAGGAAATGGGCATGATTATTATGCAAGGAAGCTCTGGGAGGAGCATCAGAAACGTGGCAATCAAGGCAAGCTGTCATTGGATGGAAAACTCTCACCAAGTGTGCAGAAGATGACGGCAGAGAGCCGTGGCAAATTATTAGGAGAAAAACCTTTGGAAAGAAGCTTGAAAGAGACCCCAAGCTCATCTGTTGCTTCTGGAGAATTTGTTCAGCTCCAATTCAATCTATCAGATACATTTACAAATCCTGCATCATTT AGTGAGTTGCCAGAAGTTGCAAAACCATTCAAAGATGATCCTGCAAAGCAAGAAAGGTTTGAGCTATTTCTCAAGGAAAAGTACGAAGGAGGACTTCGTTCTACAGGGTCTAGTGCAGCTAGTAATATGTCAGAAGCAGCTCGTGCTCGTGAGAGATTGGATTTTGAGGCAGCTGCTGAGGCAATAGAGAAAGCGAAACGGGGAAAGGAAAGCATGATCTCTACACAGCCATTTGACCTTTTAGCCACTGGAATGCAGTTTACCTCTGGTGGACTAGAG CAAGTTAAAGACGCTCATGCTGAAGATTTGGTGACAAAGAAAATGTACCCAAGAAGGGCAGAGTTCCAATGGCGACCTTTACCTATTTTATGCAAGCGCTTTGATCTCATTGATCCTCATATGGGGAAG CCACCACCACCTCCACGCATGAGAAGTAAGATGGATTCTCTACTTTTCATGCCAGATTCTGTTCAAGGTGCTAAACTAGAAGATGTTATTACAAATAGAGATCTTCCTGTTGCTCAAACTGATGCTCATAAGACAATTGGAGATGTAGCtgaaaaggaaattgaaattgaagttgaaaatgttgAAAGGCCTGTCGATCTCTATAAG GCTATTTTTTCTGATGATTCTGATGATGATGTGGAAGACTCTAATACCAACAAAGTGGGGGATCCAGAGAAGAAGATTGAAACAGCAACTACAACTCTAAATCGTTTGATAGCAGGTGACTTTCTGGAATCCTTAGGAAAAGAACTGGGCTTGGAGGTTCCCCCTGATGCGCCCTATTCGACAAATAAAGCCAGCATTCCTGCCCAGATAGAAACACCTAACGGTGATGCTGAAAATGCTAAAATCATTCTTGTTGAAGGTAGAACTTCTTGTACTTCTAATGCTGTCAGTGGAACTTCTCTAAACCCTGGACAAGAAACTGCTCGGGATAGTGAATCCTCAAAAAATGAATCCATTCCTGGCAGCTCTTTGAGATATAGTAGCAAATATACTGATGGTTTGTCCGAGAACATATCTGATAAGGTCAATGTGGAAAAGTTTGCTCAAGAGGATAGGAGAGCCAAATCACCCTCCAGGCAACAAAGAAACTGGAGCAGCAGTTCCTCATCAGAAGATGAAAGGAGTAGAAAACATTCTAGGCAGCATCGTCATAGAAGCAGTGATTCATGTAGTGATTCATCCACTGATCATCGAGATCGCAACCGTTCTAGGTCAAAAGGGAGATGGAAAAAATCCTCTCGGGAGAAGTCTAGTAGCAGCAGAAAACACTCAAAACATCATAAACACAGAAATAGGGACTCTGCCGGCAGATCCCGTTATGGTTCTGAGAGGGAACATTCAGAAGCCAGGAAAGAGAAACGAAAACGGAGGGATTGA
- the LOC18604962 gene encoding probable calcium-binding protein CML15: MVSLRVDQINQLKDIFARFDMDADGSLTILELAALLRSLGLKPSGDQIHVLLANMDSNGNGAVEFDELVNAILPDMNEQILVNQEQLREVFHLFDRDGNGYITAAELAGCMAKMGQSLTYRELTEMIKEADTDGDGVISFNEFSSVMAKSALDFLGITLSC, from the coding sequence ATGGTGTCATTACGAGTTgatcaaatcaatcaattaaagGACATATTCGCAAGGTTTGACATGGATGCGGATGGCAGCCTGACCATTCTAGAGCTTGCGGCGCTGCTAAGATCGCTAGGACTCAAGCCATCCGGCGATCAAATTCATGTTCTGCTAGCCAACATGGACTCTAATGGCAATGGTGCGGTGGAGTTTGATGAACTAGTCAATGCCATATTGCCTGACATGAATGAACAGATATTGGTAAACCAAGAGCAACTCAGGGAGGtttttcatttgtttgatCGTGATGGCAATGGCTACATCACCGCGGCGGAGCTAGCTGGCTGCATGGCCAAAATGGGACAATCGTTGACATATAGAGAGCTGACGGAGATGATCAAAGAGGCTGATACCGATGGGGATGGTGTCATTAGCTTCAATGAATTTTCTTCTGTAATGGCAAAGTCAGCCTTGGACTTTCTAGGCATTACTTTGTCATGTTAg
- the LOC18604963 gene encoding putative phospholipid-transporting ATPase 9 isoform X1, translating to MAGGRRKKQHFSRIHAFSCGKASFKGEHSLIGGPGFSRVVYCNDPECFEAGLLNYGDNYVRGTKYTLATFFPKSLFEQFRRVANFYFLICAILSFTPLSPYSAVSNVLPLVVVIGATMGKEVVEDWRRKKQDIEVNNRKVKMHQGDGIFEHTKWMDLKVGDIVKVEKDEFFPADLILLSSSYDEAICYVETTNLDGETNLKLKQALEATSSMHEESSFQNFKAVIRCEDPNSNLYSFVGSLELGEEQHPLSPQQLLLRDSKLRNTDYIFGAVIFTGHDTKVIQNSTAPPSKRSKIEKRMDKIVYFLFAVLVVLSIIGSIFFGIATREDLENGRMTRWYLRPDKTTIYYNPKRAAVAAILQFLTALMLYSYLIPISLYVSIEIVKVLQSIFINQDLHMYYEEADKPARARTSNLNEELGQVDTILSDKTGTLTCNSMEFIKCSVAGISYGHGITEVERALAWRKGSPLAQEATEVEGQVEKFKEEKPSVKGFNFVDERITNGNWPNETRADVIQKFLRLLAICHTAIPEVDEGTGRISYEAESPDEAAFVVAARELGFEFYERTQTSISLYELDPVSGKKVERSYNLLNILEFSSSRKRMSVIVRNEEGKLLLLCKGADSVMFERLAKNGREFAEQTKEHIDEYADAGLRTLVLAYREIDEEEYVEFNEQFTEAKNLVSGDREEMIEEVAEKIERDLILLGATAVEDKLQNGVPECIDKLAQAGIKLWVLTGDKMETAINIGFACSLLRQGMKQIVINSETPENKALEKAGDKSAVAAAFKAGVLQQIAEGKQLLTLSSENSEALALIVDGKSLTYALDDDVRDIFLELAIGCASVICCRSSPKQKALVTRLVKSKTGSTTLAIGDGANDVGMLQEADIGVGISGVEGMQAVMSSDIAIAQFRFLERLLLVHGHWCYRRISSMICYFFYKNIAFGFTIFFYEIYASFSGQAVYNDWYLSLYNVFFTSLPVIALGVFDQDISSRLCLKFPLLYQEGIQNVLFSWLRILGWAFNGVLSATIIFFFCIRAMQHQAFRKGGEVVGLEILGATMYTCMVWVVNCQMALSITYFTYIQHLFIWGGIILWYIFLMAYGAMDPDISTTAYQVFVEACAPSGLYWLLTLLVLICSLLPYFTYSAIQMRFFPLYHQMIQWIRSDGQSDDPEYCHMVRQRSLRPTTVGYTARFEAKSKSFKERAGDH from the exons ATGGCTGGTGGCAGGAGAAAGAAGCAGCATTTTAGCAGAATACATGCCTTTTCTTGTGGGAAAGCATCTTTCAAAGGGGAGCACTCATTGATTGGAGGGCCTGGTTTCTCAAGGGTAGTGTATTGCAATGACCCTGAATGCTTTGAGGCAGGTCTCCTCAACTATGGTGATAATTATGTCAGAGGTACAAAGTATACACTTGCAACCTTCTTCCCAAAATCGTTGTTTGAGCAGTTCAGGAGGGTTgccaatttttattttcttatctgTGCAATATTGTCCTTCACCCCACTCTCTCCTTACTCAGCTGTCAGTAATGTTCTTCCATTAGTTGTTGTAATTGGAGCTACCATGGGAAAGGAGGTTGTCGAAGATTGGAGGCGAAAAAAGCAG GACATTGAGGTGAATAACAGGAAAGTTAAGATGCATCAAGGTGATGGTATTTTTGAACATACTAAATGGATGGATTTGAAAGTTGGAGATATAGTCAAGGTGGAAAAGGATGAATTCTTTCCTGCTGATCTTATTTTGCTCTCATCAAGTTACGACGAAGCTATTTGCTATGTTGAAACAACAAACCTTGATGGAGAAACCAATTTGAAACTAAAACAAGCATTGGAAGCAACTTCAAGCATGCATGAGGAATCAAGCTTTCAAAACTTCAAGGCTGTCATTAGATGTGAAGatccaaattcaaatttgtaCTCCTTTGTTGGCAGTTTGGAACTTGGAGAAGAACAGCATCCTCTATCCCCCCAGCAGCTTCTACTTAGGGACTCCAAATTACGAAACACGGATTATATTTTTGGTGCTGTTATCTTCACAGGCCATGACACAAAGGTTattcaaaattcaacagcaCCTCCTTCAAAGAGAAGCAAGATTGAGAAGAGGATGGATAAGATTGTGTACTTTCTGTTTGCTGTCCTGGTTGTGCTGTCCATTATTGGGTCAATTTTCTTTGGGATAGCAACCAGGGAGGACCTGGAAAATGGAAGAATGACAAGATGGTACCTTAGACCAGATAAGACTACAATTTATTATAACCCAAAAAGAGCAGCAGTTGCAGCAATTTTGCAATTTTTGACAGCCCTCATGTTGTATTCATATTTGATTCCCATTTCCTTGTATGTATCCATCGAAATTGTCAAAGTTCTCCAGAGCATTTTCATCAACCAAGATCTGCACATGTACTATGAGGAAGCAGACAAGCCTGCGCGTGCTCGAACCTCAAATCTAAATGAAGAACTTGGCCAGGTTGATACCATACTTTCTGATAAAACAGGAACTTTGACTTGCAACTCTATGGAATTTATCAAATGTTCTGTAGCTGGAATATCTTATGGCCATGGAATTACTGAAGTTGAGAGAGCTCTGGCCTGGAGGAAGGGTTCACCTTTGGCTCAAGAGGCAACAGAGGTAGAGGGCCAAGTAGAGAAGTTTAAGGAAGAGAAGCCATCCGTCAAAGGGTTTAACTTTGTGGATGAAAGAATCACTAATGGTAATTGGCCAAATGAAACTCGTGCAGATGTAATCCAGAAGTTCTTACGACTATTGGCTATCTGCCATACTGCAATACCTGAAGTGGATGAAGGAACTGGAAGAATTTCTTATGAAGCCGAATCACCTGATGAGGCAGCATTTGTGGTTGCAGCTAGAGAACTGGGATTTGAGTTTTATGAGAGGACACAAACAAGCATTTCATTATACGAGTTAGATCCAGTCTCTGGCAAAAAAGTTGAAAG ATCTTATAACCTATTGAACATCTTGGAGTTTAGTAGCTCAAGAAAGCGGATGTCTGTGATTGTGAGGAATGAGGAGGGAAAGCTGCTACTACTTTGTAAAGGTGCCGACAG TGTCATGTTTGAAAGACTTGCAAAGAATGGACGAGAATTTGCAGAGCAAACCAAGGAGCACATTGATGAATATGCTGATGCTGGTTTGAGGACTTTGGTACTTGCATACCGTGAAATAGATGAGGAAGAATATGTTGAGTTCAATGAGCAATTCACAGAAGCCAAGAACTTAGTGAGTGGAGATCGTGAAGAAATGATTGAGGAAGTGGCAGAAAAGATTGAGAGGGATTTGATTCTTCTTGGTGCTACAGCTGTTGAAGACAAACTTCAAAATGGG GTTCCTGAATGCATTGACAAACTTGCACAAGCTGGGATCAAACTATGGGTTTTGACAGGAGATAAGATGGAGACGGCAATAAATATTGG CTTTGCCTGTAGTTTGCTTAGACAAGGAATGAAGCAAATAGTAATAAATTCAGAGACTCCAGAAAACAAGGCATTGGAGAAAGCAGGGGACAAATCTGCTGTTGCAGCG GCATTTAAGGCAGGCGTTCTCCAGCAGATAGCTGAAGGGAAGCAGTTGCTTACTTTATCAAGTGAAAATTCTGAGGCATTGGCTTTAATTGTTGATGGGAAGTCACTAACTTATGCTCTGGACGATGATGTCAGAGACATTTTCCTAGAACTTGCCATTGGCTGTGCATCAGTTATTTGCTGTCGTTCATCTCCTAAACAGAAGGCACTA gTTACAAGACTGGTTAAAAGTAAAACGGGTAGTACAACTCTAGCAATTGGTGATGGAGCAAATGATGTTGGTATGCTTCAAGAAGCTGATATCGGAGTTGGTATCAGTGGTGTGGAAGGAATGCAG GCTGTGATGTCAAGTGATATAGCAATTGCCCAGTTCCGCTTTTTGGAGCGCTTGCTTCTTGTGCATGGACATTGGTGTTATAGACGGATCTCATCAATG ATATGCTATTTCTTTTACAAGAATATTGCATTTGGTTTCACTATCTTCTTCTATGAGATATATGCATCTTTCTCGGGGCAAGCTGTGTACAACGATTGGTATCTGTCTCTCTATAATGTCTTCTTCACATCACTTCCTGTGATTGCTCTGGGAGTTTTTGACCAGGACATCTCTTCCCGTTTGTGTCTGAAG TTTCCTCTATTATATCAAGAAGGCATACAGAATGTCCTATTCAGCTGGCTTAGAATCCTTGGCTGGGCATTTAATGGAGTGCTAAGTGCTACCataatcttcttcttctgcatCCGAGCAATGCAGCATCAAGCCTTTCGCAAAGGTGGGGAAGTTGTTGGATTGGAGATCCTTGGCGCTACCATGTATACATGTATGGTCTGGGTAGTTAACTGCCAAATGGCACTATCCATCACttattttacatatatacAACATCTCTTCATCTGGGGCGGCATTATATTATGGTATATATTCCTCATGGCTTATGGAGCCATGGACCCAGACATATCAACTACCGCCTACCAGGTCTTTGTTGAAGCCTGTGCACCATCTGGATTGTATTGGCTTCTCACACTCCTTGTGCTGATATGCTCACTTCTCCCATATTTCACTTACTCTGCCATTCAAATGCGGTTTTTCCCCTTGTATCATCAGATGATACAGTGGATAAGATCTGATGGGCAAAGCGATGACCCTGAGTACTGTCATATGGTAAGGCAGAGATCACTACGTCCCACAACAGTAGGTTATACTGCACGTTTTGAAGCAAAATCAAAAAGCTTTAAAGAGAGAGCTGGGGATCATTGA
- the LOC18604963 gene encoding putative phospholipid-transporting ATPase 9 isoform X2 gives MAGGRRKKQHFSRIHAFSCGKASFKGEHSLIGGPGFSRVVYCNDPECFEAGLLNYGDNYVRAVSNVLPLVVVIGATMGKEVVEDWRRKKQDIEVNNRKVKMHQGDGIFEHTKWMDLKVGDIVKVEKDEFFPADLILLSSSYDEAICYVETTNLDGETNLKLKQALEATSSMHEESSFQNFKAVIRCEDPNSNLYSFVGSLELGEEQHPLSPQQLLLRDSKLRNTDYIFGAVIFTGHDTKVIQNSTAPPSKRSKIEKRMDKIVYFLFAVLVVLSIIGSIFFGIATREDLENGRMTRWYLRPDKTTIYYNPKRAAVAAILQFLTALMLYSYLIPISLYVSIEIVKVLQSIFINQDLHMYYEEADKPARARTSNLNEELGQVDTILSDKTGTLTCNSMEFIKCSVAGISYGHGITEVERALAWRKGSPLAQEATEVEGQVEKFKEEKPSVKGFNFVDERITNGNWPNETRADVIQKFLRLLAICHTAIPEVDEGTGRISYEAESPDEAAFVVAARELGFEFYERTQTSISLYELDPVSGKKVERSYNLLNILEFSSSRKRMSVIVRNEEGKLLLLCKGADSVMFERLAKNGREFAEQTKEHIDEYADAGLRTLVLAYREIDEEEYVEFNEQFTEAKNLVSGDREEMIEEVAEKIERDLILLGATAVEDKLQNGVPECIDKLAQAGIKLWVLTGDKMETAINIGFACSLLRQGMKQIVINSETPENKALEKAGDKSAVAAAFKAGVLQQIAEGKQLLTLSSENSEALALIVDGKSLTYALDDDVRDIFLELAIGCASVICCRSSPKQKALVTRLVKSKTGSTTLAIGDGANDVGMLQEADIGVGISGVEGMQAVMSSDIAIAQFRFLERLLLVHGHWCYRRISSMICYFFYKNIAFGFTIFFYEIYASFSGQAVYNDWYLSLYNVFFTSLPVIALGVFDQDISSRLCLKFPLLYQEGIQNVLFSWLRILGWAFNGVLSATIIFFFCIRAMQHQAFRKGGEVVGLEILGATMYTCMVWVVNCQMALSITYFTYIQHLFIWGGIILWYIFLMAYGAMDPDISTTAYQVFVEACAPSGLYWLLTLLVLICSLLPYFTYSAIQMRFFPLYHQMIQWIRSDGQSDDPEYCHMVRQRSLRPTTVGYTARFEAKSKSFKERAGDH, from the exons ATGGCTGGTGGCAGGAGAAAGAAGCAGCATTTTAGCAGAATACATGCCTTTTCTTGTGGGAAAGCATCTTTCAAAGGGGAGCACTCATTGATTGGAGGGCCTGGTTTCTCAAGGGTAGTGTATTGCAATGACCCTGAATGCTTTGAGGCAGGTCTCCTCAACTATGGTGATAATTATGTCAGAG CTGTCAGTAATGTTCTTCCATTAGTTGTTGTAATTGGAGCTACCATGGGAAAGGAGGTTGTCGAAGATTGGAGGCGAAAAAAGCAG GACATTGAGGTGAATAACAGGAAAGTTAAGATGCATCAAGGTGATGGTATTTTTGAACATACTAAATGGATGGATTTGAAAGTTGGAGATATAGTCAAGGTGGAAAAGGATGAATTCTTTCCTGCTGATCTTATTTTGCTCTCATCAAGTTACGACGAAGCTATTTGCTATGTTGAAACAACAAACCTTGATGGAGAAACCAATTTGAAACTAAAACAAGCATTGGAAGCAACTTCAAGCATGCATGAGGAATCAAGCTTTCAAAACTTCAAGGCTGTCATTAGATGTGAAGatccaaattcaaatttgtaCTCCTTTGTTGGCAGTTTGGAACTTGGAGAAGAACAGCATCCTCTATCCCCCCAGCAGCTTCTACTTAGGGACTCCAAATTACGAAACACGGATTATATTTTTGGTGCTGTTATCTTCACAGGCCATGACACAAAGGTTattcaaaattcaacagcaCCTCCTTCAAAGAGAAGCAAGATTGAGAAGAGGATGGATAAGATTGTGTACTTTCTGTTTGCTGTCCTGGTTGTGCTGTCCATTATTGGGTCAATTTTCTTTGGGATAGCAACCAGGGAGGACCTGGAAAATGGAAGAATGACAAGATGGTACCTTAGACCAGATAAGACTACAATTTATTATAACCCAAAAAGAGCAGCAGTTGCAGCAATTTTGCAATTTTTGACAGCCCTCATGTTGTATTCATATTTGATTCCCATTTCCTTGTATGTATCCATCGAAATTGTCAAAGTTCTCCAGAGCATTTTCATCAACCAAGATCTGCACATGTACTATGAGGAAGCAGACAAGCCTGCGCGTGCTCGAACCTCAAATCTAAATGAAGAACTTGGCCAGGTTGATACCATACTTTCTGATAAAACAGGAACTTTGACTTGCAACTCTATGGAATTTATCAAATGTTCTGTAGCTGGAATATCTTATGGCCATGGAATTACTGAAGTTGAGAGAGCTCTGGCCTGGAGGAAGGGTTCACCTTTGGCTCAAGAGGCAACAGAGGTAGAGGGCCAAGTAGAGAAGTTTAAGGAAGAGAAGCCATCCGTCAAAGGGTTTAACTTTGTGGATGAAAGAATCACTAATGGTAATTGGCCAAATGAAACTCGTGCAGATGTAATCCAGAAGTTCTTACGACTATTGGCTATCTGCCATACTGCAATACCTGAAGTGGATGAAGGAACTGGAAGAATTTCTTATGAAGCCGAATCACCTGATGAGGCAGCATTTGTGGTTGCAGCTAGAGAACTGGGATTTGAGTTTTATGAGAGGACACAAACAAGCATTTCATTATACGAGTTAGATCCAGTCTCTGGCAAAAAAGTTGAAAG ATCTTATAACCTATTGAACATCTTGGAGTTTAGTAGCTCAAGAAAGCGGATGTCTGTGATTGTGAGGAATGAGGAGGGAAAGCTGCTACTACTTTGTAAAGGTGCCGACAG TGTCATGTTTGAAAGACTTGCAAAGAATGGACGAGAATTTGCAGAGCAAACCAAGGAGCACATTGATGAATATGCTGATGCTGGTTTGAGGACTTTGGTACTTGCATACCGTGAAATAGATGAGGAAGAATATGTTGAGTTCAATGAGCAATTCACAGAAGCCAAGAACTTAGTGAGTGGAGATCGTGAAGAAATGATTGAGGAAGTGGCAGAAAAGATTGAGAGGGATTTGATTCTTCTTGGTGCTACAGCTGTTGAAGACAAACTTCAAAATGGG GTTCCTGAATGCATTGACAAACTTGCACAAGCTGGGATCAAACTATGGGTTTTGACAGGAGATAAGATGGAGACGGCAATAAATATTGG CTTTGCCTGTAGTTTGCTTAGACAAGGAATGAAGCAAATAGTAATAAATTCAGAGACTCCAGAAAACAAGGCATTGGAGAAAGCAGGGGACAAATCTGCTGTTGCAGCG GCATTTAAGGCAGGCGTTCTCCAGCAGATAGCTGAAGGGAAGCAGTTGCTTACTTTATCAAGTGAAAATTCTGAGGCATTGGCTTTAATTGTTGATGGGAAGTCACTAACTTATGCTCTGGACGATGATGTCAGAGACATTTTCCTAGAACTTGCCATTGGCTGTGCATCAGTTATTTGCTGTCGTTCATCTCCTAAACAGAAGGCACTA gTTACAAGACTGGTTAAAAGTAAAACGGGTAGTACAACTCTAGCAATTGGTGATGGAGCAAATGATGTTGGTATGCTTCAAGAAGCTGATATCGGAGTTGGTATCAGTGGTGTGGAAGGAATGCAG GCTGTGATGTCAAGTGATATAGCAATTGCCCAGTTCCGCTTTTTGGAGCGCTTGCTTCTTGTGCATGGACATTGGTGTTATAGACGGATCTCATCAATG ATATGCTATTTCTTTTACAAGAATATTGCATTTGGTTTCACTATCTTCTTCTATGAGATATATGCATCTTTCTCGGGGCAAGCTGTGTACAACGATTGGTATCTGTCTCTCTATAATGTCTTCTTCACATCACTTCCTGTGATTGCTCTGGGAGTTTTTGACCAGGACATCTCTTCCCGTTTGTGTCTGAAG TTTCCTCTATTATATCAAGAAGGCATACAGAATGTCCTATTCAGCTGGCTTAGAATCCTTGGCTGGGCATTTAATGGAGTGCTAAGTGCTACCataatcttcttcttctgcatCCGAGCAATGCAGCATCAAGCCTTTCGCAAAGGTGGGGAAGTTGTTGGATTGGAGATCCTTGGCGCTACCATGTATACATGTATGGTCTGGGTAGTTAACTGCCAAATGGCACTATCCATCACttattttacatatatacAACATCTCTTCATCTGGGGCGGCATTATATTATGGTATATATTCCTCATGGCTTATGGAGCCATGGACCCAGACATATCAACTACCGCCTACCAGGTCTTTGTTGAAGCCTGTGCACCATCTGGATTGTATTGGCTTCTCACACTCCTTGTGCTGATATGCTCACTTCTCCCATATTTCACTTACTCTGCCATTCAAATGCGGTTTTTCCCCTTGTATCATCAGATGATACAGTGGATAAGATCTGATGGGCAAAGCGATGACCCTGAGTACTGTCATATGGTAAGGCAGAGATCACTACGTCCCACAACAGTAGGTTATACTGCACGTTTTGAAGCAAAATCAAAAAGCTTTAAAGAGAGAGCTGGGGATCATTGA